The following nucleotide sequence is from Candidatus Methylomirabilota bacterium.
GCCGGCCTCCTCGTGGGCCTCGAATCGCAGGTGCCGGGCATCTACCGGCGGAACCTGCCCCCGCTCAAGCCCCTCTACGGCTTCACCGACCACGAGGTCGAGTTCTTCGCCATCCACATCGAGGCCGACGAGGTGCACGGCGAGCGCGGGTACGAGATCGTCGAGACGTACGCGACGACGCCCGCCGAGCGGCAGCAGGCCGTCGAGGCC
It contains:
- a CDS encoding iron-containing redox enzyme family protein, with the protein product AGLLVGLESQVPGIYRRNLPPLKPLYGFTDHEVEFFAIHIEADEVHGERGYEIVETYATTPAERQQAVEAVRQATEMRWQYMSGLHRAHVLKEDL